The Nitrospira sp. genome contains a region encoding:
- the msbA gene encoding lipid A export permease/ATP-binding protein MsbA has product MSGLARFKRLMRYVKPYRVRFLAAFACSALVAVLSGAYAWLARPVLDDIFIEKNEQMLMVLPLALFGIATLKAVFSYGVGYLMAYVGNRVVADIRQQLFQQLMRMSVGFHDANTSGRLVSRVVNDVGMMANAASSVVKDIFQNGLTFLAMIGVILYQNWKLAGLSLIVIPLSALTMVRVGRRLKRLATSGQEQLGDMSSTLQETLSGIRMVKAFGREDAEAERFAERNRKVLSTTLKSNQVWSIGHSQMEVIGVIGVATIIWYGGYLVINGSMTPGAFFSFMAAMFMAYTPIKKLSGSNNLIQQALAAAERVFEVLDLDTEQSQDHGTLPLTGIKDSIDFQSVSLRYENHTVQALADIDLSIRVGEVVALVGSSGSGKTTLVSLLPRFYEPTAGRILLDGVPLSSYELKSLRAHIGIVSQETVLFDDTIRNNIAFGRADAGQAEVEQAAKLAYAHDFILRSPEGYDTIIGERGVKLSGGERQRLAIARAILRDPPVMILDEATSALDTESERIVQLALANLMKNRTTLVIAHRLSTIQNADRIVVLDRGTIVEMGSHETLLQHGGVYRRLHAMQFQDVTSV; this is encoded by the coding sequence ATGTCAGGCCTAGCGCGATTCAAGCGGCTCATGCGCTACGTGAAACCGTATCGGGTGCGGTTTCTGGCGGCCTTCGCCTGTTCCGCGCTGGTGGCGGTATTGAGCGGGGCCTACGCGTGGCTGGCACGCCCTGTTCTCGACGACATTTTTATCGAGAAGAACGAGCAGATGTTGATGGTGCTGCCGTTGGCCCTTTTCGGAATCGCGACGCTCAAGGCCGTATTCAGTTATGGTGTGGGATATTTAATGGCCTATGTCGGCAATCGCGTCGTGGCGGACATCCGACAGCAACTGTTTCAACAGCTCATGCGGATGTCGGTCGGGTTTCACGACGCCAATACGTCGGGGCGCTTAGTCTCTCGGGTCGTGAACGATGTGGGGATGATGGCCAATGCCGCCTCGAGTGTCGTGAAGGATATTTTTCAGAACGGTCTGACCTTTCTTGCCATGATCGGTGTCATTCTCTATCAGAATTGGAAGTTGGCCGGACTCTCGCTGATTGTGATTCCGCTCTCGGCGCTGACCATGGTTCGGGTCGGCCGGCGGTTGAAGCGATTGGCGACCAGTGGACAAGAACAACTGGGCGATATGTCTTCAACGCTGCAAGAAACGCTGTCCGGCATCCGAATGGTAAAAGCATTCGGGCGGGAAGATGCGGAAGCTGAACGATTTGCGGAGCGGAACCGTAAAGTGCTCTCGACCACGCTCAAGAGCAATCAAGTCTGGTCGATCGGCCACTCTCAGATGGAGGTCATCGGAGTGATCGGCGTCGCGACCATTATTTGGTACGGAGGCTATTTGGTCATCAACGGATCGATGACCCCCGGCGCCTTTTTCTCGTTCATGGCGGCCATGTTCATGGCCTACACCCCGATCAAAAAATTGTCGGGGTCCAATAATCTCATTCAACAGGCGCTGGCGGCGGCGGAACGCGTCTTTGAGGTGTTGGACCTTGACACGGAACAGTCCCAAGATCACGGGACGTTGCCATTGACCGGGATCAAGGACTCCATCGACTTTCAGAGTGTCTCATTGCGGTATGAGAACCACACCGTCCAGGCGCTGGCCGATATCGATCTTTCGATTCGGGTCGGCGAAGTGGTGGCGCTGGTCGGCAGCAGCGGGAGCGGAAAAACGACACTGGTCAGCTTACTGCCCCGCTTCTATGAACCGACTGCGGGGCGCATTCTCCTGGACGGTGTTCCGCTGAGCTCCTATGAGTTGAAATCGCTGCGTGCCCATATCGGGATTGTGTCGCAAGAGACCGTCTTGTTTGACGATACGATTCGAAACAATATCGCGTTCGGACGGGCGGACGCCGGCCAGGCCGAGGTTGAGCAGGCGGCCAAGCTGGCCTATGCGCATGACTTTATTCTGCGGTCGCCGGAAGGGTACGATACGATCATCGGAGAGCGGGGGGTCAAGCTATCGGGCGGCGAGCGGCAGCGTCTCGCGATCGCCAGGGCTATTCTTCGGGATCCGCCTGTGATGATTCTGGATGAAGCGACCTCGGCCCTCGACACCGAGTCCGAACGGATCGTGCAGTTGGCCTTGGCCAATTTGATGAAGAATCGGACGACGCTGGTGATCGCACATCGGCTTTCCACCATTCAAAACGCGGATCGTATCGTCGTGTTGGATCGAGGGACTATTGTTGAGATGGGTTCCCATGAGACACTGCTGCAACATGGAGGCGTGTATCGCCGGCTGCATGCCATGCAATTCCAGGATGTGACGAGTGTCTAA
- a CDS encoding OmpH family outer membrane protein: MAGLNRNLRWGRVQWIEWISMSAAIAVTLVFGGCAGSGAKVDGKVGVINSQRLLNETNAGKRAKDNLASFSKNRQALMELDERELRRLEEDFVKQSSILSPTAKRDREEQFRRRMQEYQQKAAELNREVQEKQKDVLEGFRDKIEMVVAKVAKRLGLQVIIDKSRGGPTIYHEEGLDISSQVIEEFNREFP; this comes from the coding sequence GTGGCCGGATTGAACAGGAATCTGCGGTGGGGTCGGGTGCAGTGGATCGAATGGATATCGATGTCGGCGGCCATTGCCGTCACATTGGTGTTCGGCGGATGCGCTGGATCCGGAGCCAAGGTCGACGGCAAGGTGGGTGTGATCAATTCGCAGCGCTTGCTCAACGAGACCAATGCGGGCAAACGTGCCAAAGACAATCTGGCCTCCTTTTCGAAAAATCGGCAGGCGTTGATGGAATTGGATGAACGAGAGTTGCGGCGGTTGGAAGAGGACTTCGTCAAGCAGTCCTCCATCCTCAGCCCGACGGCAAAACGGGATCGGGAAGAGCAATTCCGCCGACGCATGCAGGAGTATCAGCAAAAGGCGGCGGAGTTGAATCGGGAGGTTCAGGAAAAACAAAAGGACGTGCTGGAAGGGTTTCGTGACAAGATCGAGATGGTGGTTGCGAAGGTCGCCAAGCGTCTTGGGTTGCAGGTTATTATCGATAAGAGCAGGGGCGGTCCGACCATCTATCATGAGGAAGGGTTGGACATTTCAAGCCAAGTGATCGAAGAGTTCAACCGAGAGTTTCCCTAG
- the fabZ gene encoding 3-hydroxyacyl-ACP dehydratase FabZ, which produces MASVEQAEIQTLLPHRYPFLLVDRVKEYEPHKRIVGFKNVTVNEPFFQGHFPGRPVMPGVLIIEAMAQVGGVLVFKSGGPIGKTVMYLTGIDEAKFRKPVVPGDQLRFEIEVVKKRPPFWKMQGKAFVDNEVVCEAVVTAMVMEEKTETRQ; this is translated from the coding sequence ATGGCATCCGTCGAACAAGCTGAAATTCAGACATTACTTCCGCACCGGTATCCTTTTTTGCTGGTGGATCGGGTCAAAGAGTATGAGCCGCATAAGAGGATTGTCGGGTTCAAGAACGTGACGGTCAATGAGCCGTTTTTTCAGGGACATTTTCCGGGACGCCCTGTTATGCCGGGGGTGCTCATCATCGAGGCGATGGCTCAAGTCGGCGGCGTGCTGGTTTTCAAGTCGGGAGGGCCGATCGGGAAAACCGTCATGTATCTGACGGGGATCGACGAGGCCAAGTTCAGGAAACCCGTGGTTCCTGGCGATCAGCTTCGTTTTGAGATCGAAGTAGTTAAGAAGCGCCCGCCGTTCTGGAAAATGCAGGGGAAGGCCTTCGTAGACAACGAGGTGGTGTGTGAAGCGGTGGTGACCGCCATGGTGATGGAAGAGAAAACGGAAACGCGGCAATAG
- the lpxB gene encoding lipid-A-disaccharide synthase has translation MARILIVTGEASGDLHGANLARALKACDPHVSLAGIGGRAMEAAGVQLVHEMGQFDVIGMVGPLAFVAIIRRFLMMRRLFHSKRWDTVVFIDHPGLNLRFAYFAKAAGLRVIYYIAPQIWAWAPWRIHWIKQRVDHVLVILPFEKPIYDEAGVPCTFVGHPILDAVAGHYDRKALRTTFGLSPARRVIALLPGSRAHEVQVLLPILIEAAEKLARREPETEFLLAQASTIHDNLLQPLLAQSTVSITVVKEQANEVMAVSDLVLVASGTATLQAAVVGIPMVLFYRTKALTFWAASLVHRFLIRVKWIGLVNLVAGRTVVPELILSAATGQRLYEEALRILEDRSAYDEMRRDLATVRAALGEPGASSRAAEVVLGACQA, from the coding sequence ATGGCGCGTATCCTGATCGTGACGGGTGAGGCTTCCGGGGACCTCCATGGGGCCAACCTTGCCAGAGCCTTGAAAGCATGTGACCCCCATGTGTCGTTGGCCGGGATCGGAGGCCGCGCGATGGAGGCGGCCGGTGTGCAATTGGTGCACGAGATGGGACAATTCGACGTCATCGGCATGGTCGGCCCGTTGGCGTTCGTCGCGATCATACGGCGGTTTTTGATGATGCGGCGGCTCTTCCACTCCAAACGGTGGGATACCGTGGTATTTATCGACCACCCGGGACTGAACCTGCGCTTTGCGTATTTTGCCAAGGCGGCCGGCTTGCGTGTGATCTATTATATTGCGCCGCAGATCTGGGCGTGGGCTCCTTGGCGGATTCATTGGATCAAGCAGCGGGTTGATCACGTCCTGGTGATCCTTCCCTTTGAGAAGCCGATTTACGACGAAGCGGGTGTGCCGTGTACGTTTGTGGGCCACCCCATATTGGACGCCGTCGCCGGCCACTACGATCGGAAGGCGCTTCGAACCACTTTCGGCCTTTCCCCAGCCCGGCGTGTCATTGCCTTGTTGCCGGGGAGCCGGGCGCATGAAGTGCAGGTGCTGTTGCCGATCCTTATCGAGGCGGCGGAGAAATTGGCAAGGCGCGAACCTGAAACGGAGTTTTTGTTGGCACAGGCCTCGACCATTCACGATAATCTATTGCAGCCTCTCTTGGCACAGAGCACGGTTTCCATCACCGTGGTGAAGGAACAGGCCAATGAGGTGATGGCTGTATCGGATTTGGTGCTGGTCGCCTCGGGTACGGCGACACTGCAAGCGGCCGTGGTGGGTATTCCCATGGTGTTATTCTATCGGACCAAGGCCCTGACCTTTTGGGCTGCGAGTTTGGTGCACAGGTTCTTGATTCGAGTCAAGTGGATCGGGCTGGTGAATCTCGTGGCGGGTCGGACCGTCGTGCCGGAATTGATCCTATCGGCGGCGACGGGACAACGATTGTACGAAGAGGCCCTTCGGATCTTGGAAGATCGATCAGCGTACGATGAAATGAGACGGGATTTGGCAACGGTGCGAGCTGCTCTGGGCGAGCCGGGCGCGTCAAGTCGAGCGGCAGAGGTGGTGTTGGGAGCATGTCAGGCCTAG
- a CDS encoding OmpH family outer membrane protein produces the protein MMGAARAIVIGIVLSLVQGVGPLFANDTLRVGVMDQQMVMERSKAGKLALEDVKGYSMTRQKIINSDEQELKDLEQSLQDPNAKLTETARQEKEEQLRGKVEAYQRRLQEFNREVQLKQREMVAEYSRKIAVAAQAVAQKEGYTAILDKGSDALLRVVLYYQPALDVTELIIKEFDRQNP, from the coding sequence ATGATGGGTGCAGCGAGAGCGATCGTGATAGGCATCGTGTTATCGCTGGTGCAGGGGGTGGGGCCGCTTTTCGCCAATGACACGCTCCGCGTCGGTGTCATGGATCAACAGATGGTCATGGAACGGAGCAAGGCTGGGAAGCTGGCGTTGGAAGATGTGAAGGGATATTCCATGACCAGGCAGAAGATCATCAATTCGGATGAGCAAGAGCTCAAGGATCTGGAACAGTCCTTACAAGATCCGAATGCCAAGCTCACCGAGACGGCGAGGCAAGAAAAGGAAGAGCAGCTGCGGGGGAAGGTGGAAGCGTATCAGCGCCGTCTTCAAGAGTTCAATCGCGAGGTCCAACTGAAGCAGCGCGAGATGGTTGCGGAATATTCACGAAAGATCGCGGTTGCGGCTCAAGCCGTGGCGCAGAAGGAGGGCTATACGGCCATCCTTGATAAAGGCAGTGACGCATTGCTGCGCGTCGTGCTCTATTATCAACCGGCGTTGGATGTGACGGAGTTGATCATCAAGGAGTTTGATCGGCAGAACCCTTAA
- a CDS encoding lysophospholipid acyltransferase family protein produces MSKLTKSCERWLKCSLLPPVGAAAIRGVARSMRFETHGHEAVDTLYRNGRHIILAFWHAQQLMIPIGYRGTGSHVLISRHGDGEIIARIIARFGHEAVRGSSTRGGVGALKALIKLGRSGRDVVVTPDGPKGPRHVAKLGVIHLAKATGLPIVPLAFACSKKNSLRAGIVTWSHIRSPEASFSTEVRSGSRAMPMRPHLKRLAWSSRRSSIA; encoded by the coding sequence GTGTCTAAGCTTACGAAATCTTGCGAACGCTGGTTGAAGTGTTCGCTTCTGCCTCCGGTGGGAGCCGCGGCTATCCGCGGTGTTGCGCGTTCGATGCGCTTCGAGACCCATGGTCATGAAGCGGTCGATACGCTGTATCGGAATGGGCGACACATCATTCTGGCTTTCTGGCATGCTCAGCAATTGATGATCCCGATCGGCTATCGGGGGACAGGTTCTCATGTATTGATCAGCCGGCATGGCGACGGAGAAATCATCGCGCGGATCATCGCCCGATTCGGCCATGAGGCGGTTCGGGGATCGAGTACGCGTGGAGGGGTCGGTGCGCTCAAAGCCCTGATCAAGCTGGGACGGTCCGGCCGAGATGTGGTGGTGACGCCCGATGGTCCCAAGGGGCCGCGTCATGTAGCCAAGCTCGGCGTGATTCATTTGGCCAAGGCGACGGGTCTTCCGATTGTGCCGCTGGCCTTTGCCTGTTCAAAAAAAAACTCTTTGCGAGCTGGGATCGTTACATGGTCCCATATCCGTTCTCCCGAGGCCTCTTTCTCTACGGAAGTCCGCTCTGGGTCTCGCGCGATGCCGATGAGGCCTCACTTGAAGCGACTCGCTTGGAGCTCGAGACGGTCCTCAATCGCTTGA
- the lpxI gene encoding UDP-2,3-diacylglucosamine diphosphatase LpxI (LpxI, functionally equivalent to LpxH, replaces it in LPS biosynthesis in a minority of bacteria.), translating to MPIPDGRIGVIAGNGRFPIIFADNARKMGLQVYAVAHEGETEPELEQHVDRIHWVKIGQLNKLINAFKADGVRNVVMLGGIKKTHIYSNARPDFRVLALATRLVLWKDDDILRALAAELEKDGITICESTFGLEGILVQEGTLTSRQPTKKEWVDIRYGWEVAKETGRLDIGQCVVVKDRVVVAVEAVEGTDEAIKRGGELAKDGAVVVKRCKPQQDLRFDLPAVGPRTIEVMRSAKASVLAVEAGRSVILDREVLLREAEEAGIAVVGVAREEESSATTAVNG from the coding sequence ATGCCCATACCAGACGGTCGAATCGGGGTGATCGCCGGGAACGGCCGATTCCCAATCATATTCGCGGATAATGCCCGCAAGATGGGTCTACAAGTCTATGCGGTGGCTCACGAGGGAGAAACGGAGCCCGAACTGGAACAGCATGTCGATCGCATTCATTGGGTCAAGATCGGCCAGCTCAACAAATTGATCAATGCCTTCAAGGCCGACGGCGTCCGAAACGTGGTGATGCTGGGAGGAATCAAGAAAACCCACATCTATAGCAATGCGCGGCCTGATTTTCGTGTGTTGGCCTTGGCCACTCGATTGGTGCTTTGGAAAGACGATGATATTCTGCGGGCACTCGCCGCAGAACTCGAAAAAGATGGAATCACGATTTGCGAGTCGACATTCGGTCTCGAGGGGATTTTGGTCCAGGAAGGGACCTTAACATCCCGCCAGCCGACCAAGAAAGAATGGGTCGACATCCGTTATGGTTGGGAAGTAGCCAAGGAAACCGGGCGTCTGGACATCGGCCAATGTGTGGTGGTCAAGGATCGGGTGGTTGTCGCAGTCGAAGCGGTGGAAGGAACCGATGAGGCGATCAAGCGCGGAGGAGAGTTGGCGAAGGACGGGGCAGTCGTCGTGAAGCGGTGCAAGCCGCAGCAGGATCTTCGGTTTGATCTACCTGCCGTCGGGCCTCGAACCATCGAGGTCATGCGCTCCGCCAAGGCCTCAGTGCTTGCCGTTGAAGCGGGTCGGTCGGTGATACTGGATCGGGAAGTGCTCCTCCGCGAGGCGGAGGAAGCCGGAATCGCCGTGGTGGGGGTCGCTCGCGAAGAGGAGTCGAGCGCGACGACGGCAGTGAACGGCTGA
- a CDS encoding Gfo/Idh/MocA family oxidoreductase gives MVKLRAGVIGVGHLGQHHARLYASLPDSTLVGVTDQHHGRASVIAEKYGGQVFDALPDLLRQVDLVSIAVPTSSHYPLAKACLEVGKHVLVEKPLAVLPREAEELLELAEHNGCTLQVGHSERFNPIMRMMRPLIRRPVLFECHRLGTYSERGTDVDVVLDLMIHDLDLVLSCNPGPIEDVRAAGISVLSSTCDVANARIQFGNGCIANLTASRTSPKAMRQWRVFQPDSCLSIDFQSRRGAIGRRSTESGRKPIMTVEEIHAGDDEPLKLQLESFLRAIREKSRPVVSGEDGAAALKLAHHVLSAISADVRRNA, from the coding sequence ATGGTCAAGCTTCGTGCCGGTGTGATCGGGGTCGGCCATCTCGGGCAACACCATGCGCGCCTGTATGCCTCGTTGCCGGACTCGACACTGGTCGGTGTGACTGATCAACATCACGGGCGGGCGTCCGTCATCGCCGAGAAATACGGCGGACAGGTATTCGATGCCCTGCCTGATCTCTTGAGACAGGTCGATCTCGTCAGCATCGCCGTGCCCACATCGAGTCACTATCCCCTTGCCAAAGCCTGTCTCGAGGTCGGGAAACATGTCCTGGTGGAGAAGCCGCTCGCCGTGCTGCCCAGGGAGGCTGAAGAGCTTCTGGAACTGGCAGAGCACAATGGATGTACGCTGCAGGTAGGGCACAGCGAGCGGTTCAACCCGATCATGCGGATGATGCGGCCGCTCATTCGTCGGCCGGTGCTGTTCGAGTGTCATCGCCTGGGGACCTATAGTGAGCGAGGCACCGATGTCGACGTCGTTCTGGATTTGATGATCCACGATCTGGACCTGGTGCTGTCCTGCAATCCGGGCCCGATAGAAGATGTGCGGGCCGCCGGGATATCGGTGCTTTCTTCGACGTGCGACGTGGCCAATGCGCGAATCCAGTTTGGAAACGGGTGTATCGCCAATTTGACCGCCAGTCGAACCTCACCGAAGGCGATGCGACAATGGCGCGTGTTCCAGCCAGACAGCTGCCTATCAATCGATTTCCAGTCCCGCAGGGGGGCGATCGGACGCCGCTCGACTGAGTCCGGCCGGAAACCGATCATGACGGTTGAAGAGATTCATGCCGGCGATGATGAGCCTCTGAAATTGCAGCTTGAATCGTTCCTCCGGGCGATTCGCGAGAAATCTCGTCCGGTCGTTTCGGGTGAAGACGGAGCGGCCGCTCTGAAGCTCGCCCATCACGTGCTATCCGCAATCAGCGCGGATGTGCGGCGGAATGCGTAG
- a CDS encoding 3-deoxy-D-manno-octulosonic acid transferase, with amino-acid sequence MWRFLYNCFLLLAAPVIIGVLVAKPRCRPGFLQRMGWQHPSDGSGASQPLIWVHAVSLGEVVAAAPLVKALHERHPEFRYIVTTVTETGREAVEQRLAGIAEHRYAPLDFPWAVAGMVRRMQPVLYLFVETEIWPNLLWTLRDQAVPSVLVNGRLSSRSFGRQDLPVIRSFYRSVLRTLTLCLMQSDRDADRIIALGADPMRVHVTGNIKFDQPLPDVRSDEVFRRSFGIDEYEQLILAGSTHPGEEELLVSAYGHIAKIHPSTVLMLAPRHIERADRVEAMLRDAGFAVQRKSQIREKQSGPRVVILDTRGELSRAYREAVVAFVGGTLVPVGGHNLLEPAVWGTPVMFGPHTDHCAEVATLLHEAGGGRRIMGKEDLVTSLEEWLGQPDARHRAGQAAKRAVLDNQGALMRSLEFIETCLRAAPSYSDRCVTTGSGPLMAKR; translated from the coding sequence ATGTGGCGATTTCTCTATAATTGTTTCCTCCTCCTCGCTGCACCCGTGATCATCGGTGTGCTTGTGGCGAAACCACGCTGCCGGCCTGGATTTCTCCAACGCATGGGTTGGCAGCACCCTTCTGACGGTTCCGGGGCGTCTCAGCCTCTGATTTGGGTGCATGCCGTGTCGCTCGGCGAAGTGGTGGCGGCCGCGCCGCTCGTGAAAGCCCTCCACGAACGCCATCCGGAGTTTCGCTATATCGTGACGACGGTGACCGAGACCGGACGTGAGGCAGTCGAGCAACGATTGGCGGGTATCGCCGAGCATCGGTATGCGCCGCTCGATTTTCCCTGGGCGGTGGCCGGCATGGTTCGCCGGATGCAACCGGTGCTTTACCTGTTCGTCGAGACCGAAATATGGCCGAATCTACTGTGGACGTTACGTGATCAGGCTGTGCCGTCTGTCTTGGTGAATGGGCGTCTGTCGTCCCGCTCATTCGGCCGTCAGGACCTGCCTGTGATTCGTTCCTTCTATCGATCTGTGCTTCGGACGCTGACGCTTTGCTTGATGCAATCCGATAGGGATGCCGATCGCATTATCGCATTGGGAGCCGATCCGATGCGTGTTCACGTCACCGGCAATATCAAGTTCGATCAGCCTCTGCCGGATGTTCGTTCGGACGAGGTCTTCCGCCGGAGCTTCGGAATCGATGAGTACGAACAATTGATTCTCGCGGGCAGCACGCACCCTGGAGAAGAGGAACTGTTGGTCTCGGCCTATGGGCATATCGCAAAGATCCATCCCTCAACCGTCTTGATGTTGGCGCCCCGCCACATCGAGCGAGCGGACCGAGTCGAAGCGATGCTTCGAGACGCCGGATTCGCGGTTCAGCGCAAGAGTCAGATTCGGGAGAAGCAATCCGGCCCGCGTGTGGTCATTTTGGATACGCGGGGAGAGTTGTCTCGCGCGTATCGAGAAGCCGTCGTGGCGTTCGTCGGCGGGACCCTGGTTCCCGTGGGTGGACACAACTTGTTGGAGCCGGCTGTGTGGGGCACCCCGGTGATGTTTGGACCGCATACGGATCATTGTGCCGAAGTCGCCACGCTCTTGCATGAGGCTGGCGGAGGGCGCCGAATTATGGGAAAGGAGGATCTGGTCACCTCCCTTGAGGAATGGCTGGGACAACCCGACGCTCGGCATCGGGCGGGGCAGGCAGCGAAGCGAGCCGTGTTGGACAACCAAGGCGCGCTGATGCGGAGTCTGGAGTTCATTGAAACCTGTCTCCGTGCGGCGCCATCGTACTCCGACCGGTGTGTGACAACAGGGTCTGGACCTCTTATGGCCAAACGCTGA
- the lpxK gene encoding tetraacyldisaccharide 4'-kinase produces the protein MAFLHPGQPARKGLYGVAWLYGLAIRFRLWCYRQGWIETTRLPCRVVSVGNLTVGGTGKTPLVIFLVQRLLAHGQRVAILSRGYKRTSTVPHLLVSDGSRIVAGPSESGDEPFLMAQRCPQAVVAVGADRVALGRWVLEQHTVDCLVLDDGFQHRALHRDVDLVLLDATDVAGLDALLPAGRLREPLNELDRASAVVITRADSPADVEAIRSRLRTVACRPEDVMEVVFRPESFVPMISGEEHVIDWGHGKKAWLVSGIGNSHSFRRSAESAGIEILGETAFEDHHGYSPSDIERIRATVQASGSDIVLTTEKDGGKLSALLTTDDPWWMLRLGTEIVRGEERLFQLIDGSSSDGSPPLGTHA, from the coding sequence ATGGCATTCTTGCATCCTGGACAGCCGGCTCGGAAAGGGCTTTACGGGGTTGCTTGGTTGTACGGCCTCGCCATTCGATTTCGGCTGTGGTGTTATCGGCAAGGCTGGATCGAGACCACACGGTTACCCTGTCGTGTGGTGAGCGTAGGAAACCTGACCGTCGGGGGGACAGGAAAAACTCCCCTCGTTATTTTTCTCGTGCAGCGGTTGCTGGCCCATGGGCAGCGGGTCGCCATCCTGAGCCGTGGGTACAAACGGACGAGTACCGTGCCGCATCTGCTGGTGTCCGATGGATCTCGAATTGTGGCCGGCCCATCGGAATCGGGGGATGAGCCCTTTCTCATGGCGCAACGTTGCCCGCAGGCCGTTGTCGCGGTGGGGGCGGATCGCGTTGCGCTCGGCCGGTGGGTGTTGGAGCAGCATACGGTCGATTGCCTCGTCCTTGACGATGGCTTTCAACATCGGGCGCTCCATCGCGATGTGGATCTGGTCCTGCTGGATGCCACCGATGTTGCAGGACTTGATGCGCTGCTCCCGGCAGGGCGGCTACGAGAACCGTTGAACGAATTGGATCGGGCGAGCGCAGTGGTGATCACGCGAGCCGATTCTCCGGCGGATGTGGAAGCGATCCGCAGCCGATTGCGAACGGTTGCATGTCGTCCCGAAGATGTCATGGAAGTTGTGTTTCGACCGGAGTCTTTCGTGCCGATGATTTCTGGAGAAGAGCACGTGATCGATTGGGGCCACGGGAAAAAAGCCTGGTTGGTGAGCGGGATCGGGAACAGCCATTCGTTTCGCCGATCAGCCGAATCCGCCGGAATTGAGATCCTGGGTGAAACGGCATTTGAAGATCATCACGGCTACAGCCCATCTGATATCGAGCGCATCCGTGCCACCGTGCAAGCCAGCGGGAGCGATATCGTCCTGACGACCGAAAAAGACGGCGGAAAACTCTCTGCCTTACTCACAACCGACGACCCCTGGTGGATGCTTCGTCTTGGGACGGAGATCGTACGTGGGGAAGAGCGACTCTTCCAGTTGATCGATGGGTCATCATCGGATGGGAGCCCGCCGTTGGGAACTCATGCGTAA
- the lpxA gene encoding acyl-ACP--UDP-N-acetylglucosamine O-acyltransferase, whose product MRVKGASVKIHPAAIVHPKASLDDDVEIGPFCVIGEHVSIGKGSRLLSHVTVDGWTEIGERNEVHPFASIGGPPQHLGYKGEPTKVIIGHDNVIREYVTVNRGTVQGGGLTSIGSKSILMAYVHMAHDCHVGNHVIMANAASLAGHITIGDHAIIGGLTGIHQYVRVGEYAMVGACCGIGQDVPPFMRAAGGYRAHLYGLNSVGLQRHGFSNDRIALLKKAFDLLFREGHRMAEAIRLAKKQFKGQADVARILTFMEGTKRGISRVVNIDLDLEFDQEV is encoded by the coding sequence ATGCGTGTAAAGGGGGCAAGTGTGAAGATACATCCAGCAGCGATCGTCCATCCCAAGGCGAGTCTCGATGATGACGTGGAAATAGGACCCTTCTGTGTAATCGGGGAACACGTCTCGATCGGAAAGGGCAGCCGACTGCTCTCTCACGTAACCGTCGATGGCTGGACAGAGATCGGGGAACGCAATGAAGTGCATCCGTTCGCGTCGATCGGGGGGCCGCCTCAACATCTGGGATACAAGGGGGAGCCGACCAAGGTCATCATCGGTCATGACAACGTCATTCGCGAATATGTCACCGTCAATCGGGGAACCGTGCAAGGAGGCGGACTGACGTCGATCGGATCGAAGAGTATTCTGATGGCCTATGTCCACATGGCGCACGATTGCCATGTCGGCAATCACGTGATCATGGCCAACGCAGCGAGCCTGGCAGGACATATTACCATCGGCGATCATGCGATCATCGGCGGATTGACGGGTATTCATCAGTATGTCCGTGTGGGGGAGTACGCGATGGTCGGCGCGTGTTGTGGCATTGGTCAAGATGTCCCTCCTTTCATGCGGGCCGCCGGCGGTTACCGGGCACATCTGTACGGGCTCAATTCGGTTGGCTTGCAGCGGCACGGGTTTTCAAATGATCGGATCGCATTGCTCAAGAAAGCGTTTGATCTCCTCTTTCGGGAGGGGCATCGGATGGCCGAGGCGATTCGATTGGCCAAGAAGCAATTCAAGGGACAGGCCGATGTAGCCCGTATTCTCACGTTTATGGAAGGCACGAAACGTGGTATCTCGAGAGTTGTCAATATCGACCTGGATCTTGAGTTCGATCAAGAGGTGTAA